One part of the Bacteroidales bacterium genome encodes these proteins:
- a CDS encoding alpha-amylase codes for MKSLCLYFQIHQPFRLRTYRFFDIGADHYYYDDYTNRHIAKRIANHCYLPANQVLLNLIKEYGSSFKVSFSISGTALEQFQKYAPEVITSFAKLAKTGNVEFLAETYSHSLASVVDQGEFKRQVTDHVNAIESLFGVKPVTFRNTELIYSNDIAGQVLDMGFQTMLTEGAKHVLGWKSPNYLYCSASHDRLKLLLRNYQLSDDIAFRFSQRDWSDWPLTAEKYIGWLNAVEKKQEIVNLFMDYETFGEHQKADTGIFEFLYAFPSKLIQSGKWKLLTPSEAAKELQPVAGLNVPDAISWADEERDLTAWIGNDLQDDAIENLYSVSHIMAECNDPDLRTDWHYLQASDHFYYMCTKWFSDGAVHHYFNPYNTPYEAFLNYMNVLSDFLIRVKDYAANKGLNAIKPKELPKAKDDKKVVSVGKKTKSAPVKVAKTKKTENKKEVKKSGN; via the coding sequence ATGAAGTCATTATGCCTTTATTTCCAGATTCATCAGCCATTCAGGCTTCGAACATACCGGTTTTTTGATATCGGCGCTGATCATTACTATTATGATGACTACACTAACAGGCACATAGCCAAAAGGATTGCAAATCATTGTTACCTTCCTGCTAACCAGGTTTTATTGAACCTGATCAAAGAATATGGTTCTTCATTTAAGGTTTCATTCAGTATTTCCGGCACTGCATTGGAACAATTTCAAAAGTATGCTCCTGAAGTGATTACTAGCTTTGCAAAACTGGCTAAGACAGGAAATGTAGAATTCCTTGCTGAGACTTATTCCCACTCACTTGCCTCTGTAGTGGATCAGGGTGAATTCAAACGCCAGGTTACTGACCATGTGAATGCCATTGAATCGTTATTTGGCGTGAAACCTGTCACATTCAGAAATACAGAGCTGATTTATTCCAATGATATCGCCGGACAAGTATTGGATATGGGATTCCAGACCATGCTGACAGAAGGTGCCAAGCATGTGCTGGGTTGGAAAAGTCCCAATTACCTTTACTGCAGTGCTTCTCATGATCGTTTGAAACTTCTGTTGAGAAACTACCAGTTAAGCGATGATATTGCATTCCGCTTTTCACAAAGAGACTGGAGCGACTGGCCATTAACTGCTGAAAAGTACATTGGCTGGCTTAATGCTGTTGAGAAGAAACAGGAAATTGTGAATCTTTTCATGGATTATGAAACCTTCGGCGAACATCAGAAGGCAGATACAGGGATTTTTGAGTTTTTATATGCTTTTCCATCAAAACTGATTCAGTCAGGAAAATGGAAATTACTCACTCCTTCTGAAGCTGCAAAAGAGTTACAACCAGTCGCAGGTCTCAATGTACCTGATGCCATATCATGGGCTGATGAAGAAAGAGACCTCACGGCATGGATTGGAAATGATCTTCAGGATGATGCTATTGAAAACTTATACTCGGTTTCACATATCATGGCCGAATGCAACGATCCTGACTTAAGGACTGATTGGCACTATCTTCAGGCTAGTGACCATTTTTATTACATGTGTACTAAATGGTTCAGTGATGGTGCCGTTCATCATTATTTCAATCCCTATAATACGCCCTATGAAGCATTCCTGAATTATATGAATGTACTCTCTGATTTCCTTATCAGAGTAAAGGATTATGCTGCCAACAAAGGATTGAATGCTATTAAGCCGAAAGAATTACCTAAAGCGAAAGATGACAAAAAGGTGGTTTCTGTCGGGAAAAAGACGAAGTCAGCACCCGTAAAAGTAGCCAAAACAAAAAAAACAGAAAATAAAAAGGAAGTTAAGAAATCAGGAAACTAG
- the sucD gene encoding succinate--CoA ligase subunit alpha, which translates to MSILVNKDSRILVQGYTGSEGTFHASQMIDYGTNVVGGVTPGKGGQMHLGRPVFNTVKDAVTSTQANVSIIFVPPAFAADAIMEAAAAGIKVIVCITEGIPVKDMLQAKEYVDNLDCRLVGPNCPGVITPDEAKVGIMPGFIHKKGVVGIVSRSGTLTYEAVDQLTKAGLGQTTAIGIGGDPIIGTTTKDAMELFMNDPETEGIVMIGEIGGSMEAEAAYYVRDHGTKPVVGFIAGATAPKGRTMGHAGAIVGGKADTAEAKKEIMRECGITVVDSPADIGSAMLKLLKG; encoded by the coding sequence ATGAGCATACTTGTAAATAAAGATTCCAGGATTCTGGTCCAGGGATATACCGGAAGTGAAGGGACTTTCCATGCTTCCCAAATGATTGATTATGGAACCAATGTAGTAGGTGGCGTTACTCCGGGAAAAGGAGGGCAAATGCACCTGGGACGTCCTGTTTTCAATACGGTGAAAGATGCAGTAACCTCAACACAGGCTAATGTTTCCATTATTTTTGTACCGCCCGCTTTTGCTGCAGATGCAATTATGGAAGCAGCAGCAGCCGGTATCAAAGTGATCGTATGTATCACTGAAGGAATTCCTGTAAAGGATATGCTTCAGGCAAAGGAATATGTCGACAACCTGGATTGCAGGCTTGTTGGTCCCAATTGCCCTGGTGTTATTACTCCGGATGAAGCTAAAGTAGGTATTATGCCTGGCTTTATTCACAAAAAGGGAGTAGTTGGAATAGTTTCACGTTCTGGCACCCTTACTTATGAGGCTGTTGACCAGCTGACTAAAGCTGGTTTAGGACAGACAACTGCCATTGGAATTGGGGGAGACCCAATTATCGGGACCACCACAAAAGACGCTATGGAATTATTCATGAATGATCCTGAAACTGAAGGAATTGTTATGATAGGTGAAATCGGCGGTTCGATGGAAGCTGAAGCAGCCTATTATGTCAGGGATCATGGAACGAAACCTGTAGTAGGATTTATTGCAGGTGCTACAGCTCCAAAAGGTCGTACAATGGGCCATGCAGGTGCCATCGTTGGTGGAAAAGCAGATACAGCTGAAGCAAAGAAAGAAATTATGCGTGAATGCGGAATTACGGTGGTCGATTCACCTGCTGATATAGGTTCTGCTATGCTTAAACTCCTTAAAGGATAG
- a CDS encoding glycosyltransferase family 4 protein, whose protein sequence is MKVLMFGWEFPPHITGGLGTACFGMTKGLMKHDVEVLFVVPKAYGDESQEAVRLVNASDVPVFMNDPVSREHWNQITFMEIGSNLIPYVGPEDFEIMVQENIKSSTTVSNPVFAERYQFSGKYGHDLMEEVSRYALVGSSIASANEFDVIHAHDWLTYPAGVAAKRISGKPLVVHMHATEFDRSGENVNTNVFEIERKGMEEADRVITVSNLTRNIVIERYGINPDKVITVHNAVEPSERSDIEIGEKHVREKVVTFLGRITFQKGPEYFIEAAKKVLERDPNVRFVMAGTGDLMEKMIRRVAKLKISTHFHFTGFLKGENVDRMFAMSDVYVMPSVSEPFGISPLEAMRSNVPVVISKQSGVAEVLNHVMKVDFWDIDAMADAIYGLLHYDAMTNMFQEYGTEEVDSLKWEEAAGKIKQVYESVLQ, encoded by the coding sequence ATGAAAGTATTAATGTTTGGTTGGGAGTTTCCCCCTCATATTACCGGAGGTTTAGGTACAGCATGTTTCGGAATGACTAAAGGTTTGATGAAACATGATGTTGAGGTTTTGTTCGTTGTTCCAAAAGCATATGGTGACGAAAGTCAGGAAGCTGTCAGACTGGTAAATGCAAGTGATGTTCCTGTATTTATGAATGATCCTGTTTCCAGGGAACACTGGAACCAGATCACTTTCATGGAAATTGGCTCAAACCTGATTCCTTATGTGGGTCCGGAAGACTTTGAAATAATGGTGCAAGAAAACATCAAATCATCAACCACTGTCTCCAACCCTGTTTTTGCTGAGAGGTATCAGTTTTCAGGGAAATATGGTCATGATTTGATGGAAGAAGTGTCGAGATATGCATTGGTTGGCTCATCTATTGCTTCTGCAAACGAATTTGATGTAATTCATGCTCATGATTGGCTTACCTACCCAGCAGGAGTTGCTGCCAAAAGAATAAGCGGAAAACCTTTGGTGGTGCATATGCATGCTACTGAATTCGATCGTTCCGGCGAAAATGTTAATACCAATGTGTTTGAAATAGAAAGAAAAGGAATGGAAGAAGCTGATAGGGTCATAACTGTCAGCAACCTCACCAGGAATATTGTAATTGAACGCTACGGAATTAATCCTGATAAGGTAATTACCGTTCATAACGCTGTGGAACCTTCCGAAAGAAGTGATATTGAAATTGGTGAAAAGCATGTCCGTGAAAAAGTGGTGACATTCCTGGGTAGAATCACTTTCCAGAAAGGACCGGAATATTTCATTGAAGCTGCTAAAAAAGTGCTGGAACGGGATCCGAATGTCCGCTTTGTAATGGCTGGTACTGGTGATCTGATGGAGAAAATGATACGAAGGGTTGCCAAATTGAAAATCTCAACGCATTTTCATTTTACCGGTTTTCTCAAAGGTGAAAATGTAGATCGAATGTTTGCCATGAGCGATGTTTATGTCATGCCTTCAGTATCAGAACCTTTTGGAATTTCACCACTTGAAGCCATGAGGTCCAATGTCCCTGTTGTGATCTCTAAACAGTCAGGTGTTGCTGAAGTACTCAATCATGTGATGAAAGTGGATTTCTGGGATATCGATGCCATGGCAGATGCAATTTACGGACTGCTGCATTATGATGCTATGACGAATATGTTCCAGGAGTATGGTACCGAAGAAGTGGACAGCTTGAAATGGGAAGAAGCTGCCGGTAAAATTAAGCAAGTATACGAATCTGTTTTACAATAA
- a CDS encoding glycogen debranching enzyme family protein, whose translation MSYIEFEKKKLVNLEYSLTRELLRSNRAGSYSSTTIIGCNTRKYHGLLITPQPQLDGGMHVLLSNLDESVIQQNTEFNLAIHRYKGGVYNPAGHKYVADFNTDPIPTVTYRVGGVVLTKEMLFVSNSDQIIIKYTLVQANSPTRLRFRPFLAYRNTHTLSKANIDVERKYDPILNGIKLRMYQGYPYLHMQFSKDPEYVHVPDWYYQFTYTRERDRGYDYVEDLFTPGYFELPIATGESIYFVAGLETENPAQFGRMFAAETKRRVPRDSFEHCLQNAAQQFILRRGKKVEIIAGFPWFGRVSRDSFISLPGLTLINGDYKTFKEVLANLIAEMKGPLFPNLGTGNKVEYNAVDASLWLFWTLQQYKQFSGDRNIWKNYGSLLQMILESFRQGASYNIHMMENGLLYAGIPGVAVTWMDAVVEGKPVTPRTGLAVEVNALWYNAIRFAIELAEEAGETQFVDSWKPIADRIPASFIETFWLEDKSYLADYVHGDFKSKSVRPNQVFAASLPYSPLTEEQRKGVVDRVKSELLTPRGLRTLSPKNPAYKPEYSGNEIERNLAYHQGAAFPWLLGHFAEAYLKLFEKAGVSYIEKIYAGFEEVMSEHGIGTISELYDGDPPHKPSGAISQAWSVAELLRVKHLIDQNKETKSKPRKK comes from the coding sequence ATGAGTTACATTGAATTTGAAAAAAAGAAACTAGTTAATCTCGAATACTCTTTAACTCGTGAACTTCTCAGATCGAACCGTGCCGGATCATATTCCAGTACTACGATCATTGGATGTAACACCCGCAAATATCATGGGTTACTGATTACTCCGCAACCGCAGTTGGACGGTGGCATGCATGTATTATTGTCGAACCTTGATGAATCAGTGATTCAGCAGAATACCGAATTTAATCTTGCTATACATCGTTACAAAGGAGGAGTATATAATCCGGCTGGACATAAGTATGTTGCTGATTTTAATACTGATCCGATCCCGACTGTTACTTATAGGGTAGGTGGGGTAGTGCTTACCAAGGAGATGTTATTTGTCAGTAATTCTGATCAAATCATAATCAAGTATACCCTTGTTCAGGCCAATTCACCAACCCGGCTTCGATTCCGCCCTTTCCTTGCTTACCGGAACACTCATACGTTGAGTAAAGCCAACATTGATGTGGAACGGAAGTATGACCCGATTCTGAATGGAATAAAACTCCGGATGTACCAGGGGTATCCTTATCTTCATATGCAGTTTTCAAAGGATCCTGAGTATGTGCATGTTCCTGATTGGTATTATCAATTCACATATACACGGGAACGTGACCGTGGATATGACTATGTAGAAGACCTCTTTACTCCCGGATATTTTGAATTGCCCATTGCAACGGGTGAAAGCATCTACTTTGTAGCAGGATTGGAAACTGAAAATCCGGCACAATTTGGGCGCATGTTTGCTGCTGAAACAAAACGCCGGGTTCCAAGGGATAGTTTTGAGCATTGTCTTCAAAATGCAGCACAGCAATTCATCCTCAGAAGGGGCAAGAAAGTGGAAATTATTGCAGGATTTCCCTGGTTTGGAAGGGTGTCGCGCGATTCCTTTATTTCATTGCCGGGTTTAACCCTTATCAATGGTGATTATAAAACCTTTAAAGAGGTACTTGCCAACCTGATAGCAGAAATGAAAGGCCCACTTTTCCCCAATCTCGGAACTGGAAATAAAGTGGAATATAATGCAGTAGATGCCTCTCTCTGGCTTTTCTGGACTTTACAACAATACAAACAGTTTTCCGGAGACCGGAATATCTGGAAAAATTATGGGAGTCTTTTACAGATGATTCTCGAAAGTTTCAGGCAGGGTGCTTCCTATAATATCCATATGATGGAAAATGGATTACTGTATGCCGGGATACCTGGTGTTGCTGTTACATGGATGGATGCTGTGGTTGAAGGAAAACCTGTGACTCCTCGCACCGGTCTTGCAGTTGAAGTAAATGCACTCTGGTATAATGCCATCCGGTTCGCTATTGAACTTGCTGAGGAAGCCGGAGAAACTCAGTTTGTCGATAGTTGGAAACCTATTGCTGATAGGATTCCTGCTTCATTTATAGAAACTTTCTGGCTGGAAGATAAAAGTTACCTGGCTGATTATGTTCATGGCGATTTCAAAAGTAAATCAGTTAGACCTAACCAGGTATTTGCTGCTTCATTACCCTATTCGCCACTGACAGAAGAACAGAGAAAAGGAGTTGTTGACAGGGTGAAGAGTGAGCTATTAACTCCCCGGGGTTTAAGAACGTTATCTCCGAAAAATCCTGCTTATAAACCTGAATACTCAGGTAACGAAATTGAACGTAACCTGGCCTATCATCAAGGTGCAGCATTTCCCTGGCTCCTGGGTCATTTTGCAGAAGCATACCTTAAACTATTTGAAAAGGCCGGTGTTTCATATATAGAAAAGATATATGCAGGATTCGAAGAAGTAATGTCAGAACATGGCATTGGCACAATTTCAGAGTTGTATGACGGAGATCCTCCTCATAAACCTTCCGGAGCTATCTCACAGGCATGGAGTGTTGCAGAATTGCTGAGAGTTAAGCATTTGATCGATCAAAATAAAGAAACCAAAAGTAAACCCAGAAAAAAGTAG
- a CDS encoding right-handed parallel beta-helix repeat-containing protein — MRSFQKIIPYIVFSCILACILMVYNGCTKENLNTDPAFRLEFSNDTILFDTVFTSIGSATKPLLVRNKSNQKVIVESIRLARGSASPYRINIDGQSAFEVKDLEIGPNDSAFIFVKVTIDPNNQDNPLIQTDSILFISNGNHQDVKLVSWGQDAWFHANDTLRGSVFLGAEKPHVIYGNLVVDSLCTLNIEQGARLYFHNNSGLIVRNSGTIRVNGTLEKPVQFRADRLDEEYETVSGQWLGILIEGESTGNLFEYADIRNGRYGVAMDSTTIGSIPNAIFMNCIIHNMVNFGILSIHSNIRVYNSQVSNCGGYAVAIDAGGKCEFRHCTLSNYWSSSSKQFQTLLLSNNYYSDGTQTPTALEEAYFGNCIIMGNGFEEIILDSIAGSSFNVKFDNCLVQTEESSKFSHLFVNCIINEEAAFIDPWIGQFELDTLSFAKDAGSLSIISTSSRNINSDLKGNSRLSDAGPDLGCYERIEKP, encoded by the coding sequence ATGAGATCATTCCAAAAAATCATTCCTTATATTGTATTTTCTTGCATCCTGGCATGTATTTTAATGGTCTATAACGGATGTACAAAAGAAAACCTGAATACTGACCCTGCTTTCAGACTGGAATTCAGTAATGATACCATCTTATTTGATACCGTTTTTACCAGTATTGGCAGCGCTACAAAGCCATTACTTGTCAGGAATAAAAGCAATCAGAAAGTGATCGTTGAATCGATCAGGCTTGCCCGGGGCTCAGCATCTCCCTATCGTATTAATATTGATGGTCAATCGGCATTTGAAGTGAAAGACCTGGAAATTGGGCCTAATGATAGTGCTTTCATTTTTGTAAAAGTCACTATTGATCCTAATAACCAGGATAATCCGCTGATTCAGACAGATTCCATCCTTTTTATCAGCAATGGAAATCACCAGGATGTAAAGCTGGTTTCATGGGGACAGGATGCCTGGTTTCATGCCAACGACACCCTGAGAGGTTCTGTTTTTCTGGGTGCCGAAAAACCTCATGTTATCTATGGGAACCTGGTGGTAGACTCCTTGTGTACTTTGAATATTGAACAAGGTGCAAGGCTTTATTTTCATAATAATAGCGGGCTGATTGTCAGAAATTCAGGAACTATCCGTGTGAATGGAACATTGGAAAAGCCTGTTCAATTCAGGGCTGACAGGCTGGATGAGGAATATGAAACGGTTTCAGGGCAATGGTTAGGAATTTTAATTGAAGGTGAAAGCACCGGAAATCTATTTGAATACGCTGACATCAGGAACGGGAGATATGGAGTTGCAATGGATAGCACCACTATTGGGAGCATACCAAATGCCATATTCATGAATTGCATCATACATAATATGGTAAACTTCGGGATTCTTTCAATCCATTCAAATATCAGGGTGTATAACTCACAAGTTTCAAATTGTGGAGGTTATGCGGTGGCGATTGATGCCGGTGGAAAATGTGAGTTCAGGCATTGCACCCTCTCAAATTACTGGAGTTCTTCCAGCAAACAATTTCAGACTTTATTATTAAGCAACAATTATTATTCTGATGGTACACAGACTCCTACTGCACTTGAAGAGGCTTATTTCGGCAACTGCATTATTATGGGAAACGGTTTTGAAGAAATCATCCTTGACAGTATTGCCGGCAGTTCCTTTAATGTTAAGTTTGATAACTGTCTTGTTCAGACAGAAGAGTCATCAAAATTCTCACACTTGTTTGTGAATTGCATCATAAATGAAGAGGCTGCATTTATTGATCCATGGATCGGACAATTCGAGTTAGATACTTTATCTTTCGCTAAAGATGCAGGAAGTCTTTCCATCATTTCAACTTCTTCACGGAATATCAACTCTGATTTAAAGGGGAATTCACGACTATCGGATGCGGGCCCTGACCTGGGTTGCTATGAAAGAATAGAGAAACCCTGA
- a CDS encoding beta-lactamase family protein gives MLFSGFLLLLTLNLGLFYSCSPGTKTAEETEKCFDKHLLTPAQQAAIRKQIHADEKALALDTLFEKKHKRQGFNGTVLVAQKGVIIYEKAFGYSDCQKKTPLSINSCFQLASISKTFTGVATLLLIQEGKLSLTDSVQQYIPDFPYHGIKIQDLLSHRSGLPNYIYAFEEKRKMNGPEPTNDTIIDWFCKANPIVPPYNKPGSFFSYNNTNFILLASIIEKISGLSYSSFMQERIFTPLDMTHTFVDTHAPDTLLNLKTIGHHGNRQREREFYDGVYGDKGIFSSVEDLSKWYFGLRHECLLNKQWLKEAFTPRSFEKKSRHNYGFGFRMITQPDDMNKVEYIYHGGWWAGYSTMLWSSPDEEYVIIILGNKKSTSVYEVRPIIDILENGKHTDQEAGADPGDTL, from the coding sequence ATGCTGTTTTCGGGTTTCTTACTCTTACTTACTCTCAATCTGGGATTATTCTACTCATGTTCACCTGGCACAAAAACTGCAGAAGAGACCGAGAAATGTTTTGACAAGCATCTTCTTACACCTGCACAGCAAGCAGCTATCAGGAAACAGATACATGCTGATGAAAAGGCCCTTGCTCTTGATACCCTGTTCGAGAAAAAGCATAAAAGGCAAGGATTTAATGGAACTGTCCTTGTTGCTCAAAAAGGAGTTATCATCTATGAAAAAGCCTTTGGGTATAGCGATTGTCAGAAAAAAACACCTCTGAGTATTAACAGTTGTTTTCAACTGGCCTCCATCAGCAAAACTTTTACCGGTGTTGCAACTCTGCTTCTGATTCAGGAAGGCAAGCTATCTTTAACAGATTCAGTGCAACAGTATATCCCGGATTTCCCGTATCATGGAATCAAAATCCAGGATTTACTGAGCCACAGAAGCGGACTACCTAATTATATTTATGCTTTTGAAGAAAAAAGAAAAATGAATGGCCCTGAACCTACCAATGACACCATTATTGACTGGTTTTGCAAGGCCAACCCAATAGTCCCACCCTATAATAAGCCAGGTTCTTTTTTCAGTTATAACAATACAAACTTTATCCTCCTGGCTTCTATTATAGAGAAAATCAGTGGGTTAAGTTATTCTTCTTTCATGCAGGAAAGGATCTTTACACCCCTGGATATGACCCATACCTTTGTCGACACCCATGCCCCTGATACACTACTCAACCTGAAAACGATTGGTCACCACGGCAACCGGCAACGGGAACGGGAATTCTATGATGGTGTTTATGGAGACAAAGGAATCTTTTCGTCAGTAGAAGATCTTTCGAAATGGTATTTTGGACTCAGGCATGAATGTCTCCTCAATAAGCAATGGCTAAAAGAAGCATTTACACCCAGGAGTTTTGAAAAGAAAAGCCGGCATAACTATGGTTTCGGATTCAGGATGATCACACAGCCTGATGATATGAACAAAGTGGAGTATATCTATCACGGTGGCTGGTGGGCCGGTTATTCAACCATGCTATGGTCAAGTCCGGACGAGGAGTATGTGATCATTATTTTGGGAAATAAGAAAAGTACATCTGTCTATGAAGTTCGTCCCATCATCGATATACTGGAAAATGGGAAACACACCGATCAGGAAGCAGGTGCTGATCCAGGTGACACCTTATAA
- the mnmE gene encoding tRNA uridine-5-carboxymethylaminomethyl(34) synthesis GTPase MnmE translates to MSILRAISSSNDTICALSTPPGSGAIAVIRLSGPKAIEICNTLFVPANKKNRLDLVDSHTVHLGMFKNGEDVIDEVLVTVFRAPHSYTGENLVEISCHGSLYIQQRVMEVLLSNGARMAKAGEFTLKAFMNGKFDLSQAEAVADLISSNSKAAHDLALTQMRGGFSSKIKEMRKQLVDLASLLELELDFSEEDVEFADRSQLLKLISDLKTELSGLAESFTFGNVIKQGIPVAIIGKPNVGKSTLLNALLNEERAIVSDIPGTTRDTIEDTLTIKGIKFRFIDTAGLREHSNDTIENIGIGRTYEKIKEASVILYVFDISSITSEEIDQLKDTFKEHIDDPDKQFMLIGNKTDLMLEAPQHMTALFDLETLFISAKRKENINLIIDNLLRTVKTENLSDQAIVSNARHFEAITQTLLSLDSAQDGFSNKLPTDLIAIDIKAALYHLGLITGEVSTEELLGNIFGKFCIGK, encoded by the coding sequence ATGAGTATTCTTAGAGCAATTTCGTCAAGCAATGACACCATTTGTGCACTTTCAACCCCTCCAGGATCAGGTGCAATTGCTGTTATACGTCTTTCAGGTCCGAAAGCAATTGAGATCTGCAATACGCTCTTTGTTCCGGCAAATAAAAAAAATCGACTTGATCTGGTTGATTCTCACACAGTTCACCTGGGTATGTTTAAGAATGGTGAAGATGTAATTGACGAGGTTTTAGTGACAGTGTTTCGTGCACCCCATTCCTATACAGGTGAAAACTTAGTTGAAATCAGCTGTCATGGTTCCTTATATATCCAGCAGAGAGTAATGGAAGTGTTGCTCAGTAATGGCGCAAGAATGGCGAAAGCCGGAGAATTTACACTTAAAGCATTTATGAATGGGAAGTTTGACCTGTCGCAGGCTGAAGCTGTTGCCGACCTGATCAGTTCAAATTCCAAAGCGGCCCATGATCTTGCCCTTACCCAGATGAGAGGCGGGTTTTCAAGTAAAATTAAGGAGATGAGAAAACAACTGGTTGATCTTGCCTCCTTATTGGAACTGGAGCTGGATTTCAGTGAAGAAGATGTGGAATTTGCCGATCGTAGTCAGTTGCTGAAGCTCATTTCAGATCTAAAGACGGAGTTATCAGGACTTGCGGAATCATTCACCTTTGGAAATGTTATCAAACAAGGGATCCCGGTTGCTATCATTGGAAAACCCAATGTAGGCAAGTCGACACTTCTCAATGCTCTACTGAATGAAGAAAGAGCCATAGTCAGCGACATTCCCGGCACCACACGCGATACCATTGAAGACACTCTTACCATAAAAGGGATCAAATTCCGGTTTATTGATACGGCCGGATTGAGGGAACATAGCAATGATACCATTGAAAACATAGGGATCGGACGTACCTATGAAAAGATAAAAGAAGCTTCTGTCATACTATATGTTTTTGATATCAGCAGCATCACTTCTGAGGAAATTGACCAACTAAAGGATACTTTCAAAGAACATATCGATGATCCTGATAAGCAGTTTATGCTTATTGGCAACAAGACTGACCTGATGCTTGAAGCGCCCCAGCATATGACAGCTCTTTTCGACCTGGAGACCCTCTTCATTTCAGCTAAGAGGAAGGAAAATATTAATCTTATTATTGATAACCTCTTGAGAACGGTTAAAACCGAAAACCTTTCAGATCAGGCGATTGTTAGCAATGCAAGGCATTTTGAAGCCATAACGCAAACCTTATTATCGCTTGACAGTGCACAGGATGGTTTCTCAAATAAACTACCTACTGACCTGATAGCGATTGACATAAAGGCTGCTTTGTACCACCTGGGTCTCATCACAGGGGAAGTATCGACGGAAGAGTTGTTAGGGAATATTTTCGGGAAATTTTGTATTGGGAAATGA